TCGCGCGGGACGGGGAAAAATCGCGCGTTCCCGTCAGTACGAGGGCGACTCCTCCGGCTCGCCGTCGCGCGCGTTGACGAGGCGGCCGAGGGTGAAGAGGAGGTCCGAGAGGCGGTTGAGGTAGGTGACGACCGCCTCGTTTATCGGCTCCGAGCGCGCGAGGTCGACGACGCGGCGCTCCGCGCGCCGCGCCACGGCGCGGGCGTGGTGGAGCGCGGCCCCCGCCTCGCCGCCGCCCGGGAGGATGAACGACCGCAGCGGCTCGAGCTCCTCGTCGAACGCGTCGATGTGCTCCTCTAACTCCTCGGTGTGCTTGCTCTCGACCTGCGGGTCGTCCGGGTCGGGGTCGGGGTTCGCGAGGTCGGCCTGAACGACGTGGAGGTGGTTCTGTATCGTCTCCAGCAGCTCGTCCACGTCTTCGTGACCGGTCGGTCGGATTGTCCCGAGGAGCGCGTTCGCCTCGTCGACGGAGCCGTACGCCTCGATGCGGTGGCTCGACTTCGACACCCGGCTCATGTCCCGGAGGTCGGTCTCGCCCTCGTCGCCGCGGCCGGTGTAGATGCTCATGCGAGGGTCCTCTCGACGTACTCGACGATGTTCGCGCTCTCGGCCATCGTCACGCCGCGCTCGTCGTCGACGAGGACGGGCACGCCGCGCTGGCCGCTGACCCGCTTGACCTCGTTCCGCTCGGAGTGGAGCGCCTCGACCCACTCGGTCTCGTAGTCGACGCCGGCGTCGTCCAGCGCGTCGGCCGCCTTCTCGCACCACGGACACCCGTCGAGGGCGTACAGTCGAACGCTCATACCGATCGATCCGTCCGCGGCGTCAAGAAGGTGTGCGTCCGCGCCGTCCGGTCGCGGGGTCGACCGCCCGACCGCCTACAGGTCGTGGTACGACTCCATTGCGTCCCGGAGTTCCTCGGAGATCGGCGTCGGCTCTCCGGTGTCGGGGTCCAGCGAGACGAGCGTCGCCTCGGCCTCGGCGGCGACGGCGTCGCCGACCCGGACTTCGTGGGTCATCGTCGCGCTCGACCGACCCAGCTCGGCCAGGTCGACGGTAACGGTGACCCGGTCGTCGGACAGCTCGACGGGGCGACGGAAGTCGATCGATATCGACGCCAGCACGTTCGAGGACTGCGAGATGTCCATCTCGAGGACGTCCCGGAAGTACCGCGTCCGCGCCTGCTCGATGTACGTCGCGTAGACGGCGTTGTTGACGTGGCCCAGCGCGTCGATGTCGCGGAACCGCACGTCGATGTCAACGGTGTAGGGTGCCATATCCGACCCACTGGCGGAGACCGTATGTAGGCGTCGGGATCGGAGCGGGGAGCGTCGACGCCGGGGCGGGTCGGTAAGCCTCACGCCGGTCCGGGCCGGCGGCCCGACAACCTATAAAGACGGCAGGCGTCTATCCGGGACTATGGGCAACGAGGCGATAGACGATGTCGATAAGGCGATCCTGTACGCGCTCCAGGAGGACGCCCGGAACACGTCGTCCGGGGACATCGCGGAGCGGACCGGGACCTCCGACAGCACCGTCCGCAAGCGCATCGGACGCCTCGAATCCGACGGCGTGATCAAGGGGTACAGCGCCAGCGTCGACTACCAGCGGTCGGGGTATCCGCTCCGGATGCTGCTGTACTGCACCGCGTCGATCCCGGAGCGCGGCGAACGCATCCCGGAGATCCTCGACATCGACGGCGTCGTATCGGTCCAAGAGCTGGTGACCGGCGAGGAGAACCTCCTCGTGACGGTCGTCGGCGAGTCGGACAACGACATCACGCCCGTGGCGCAGGAGCTGCTCGACATGGGCGTCACCGTGGCCGACGAGGTCCTCGTGCGGACCCACGAGACGACCCCGTTCGGGCGGTTCGACGCGGGTCGGGACGACGAGGCCGACGGCGACCGAGGGGAAGCCGGCGACCCGAGCGAAGACGGCGGCCGGAGCGGGGACGACTAGGCCACGACGCGCTCGACGTCGAGCGCGGTCGCTCGCCGGACGACCGCGCGGACCGGGTCGACCGAGCCGGACAGGTTGTCCGAGTCGCCGTCGAGGACGACGAGCGCCGCCCGCCGGCCGGGGGCGATGACGCCGCAGTCGAGGTCGGCGATCTCCGCCCCGGCGGCGGTGGCCATCCGCAGCACCTCGCGGGCGCTCACGTCGAACCGCTTCGCCGCGAACGCCATCTCCCGGAACATCGACGGCGGGTTCAACATGACGTTGTCCGTGCCGAGCGCGACCGTCGTGTGGTCGAGCAGTTCGCGCACCGGCGGCGTGCCGACGTCGAGGACCTCGTTCGCGCGCGGGCACACCGCGATCGGGACCGACCCGTCCGCGACCCGTTCGAGGTGCTCGCGCTCGGCGTGGACCATGTGGACGAGGAGGTCCGGGTCCAGGTCGAGCGCCGGGTGGATGTCGGTCGCGTCCGGCTCGCCGGCGTGGATCGCGAAGGGGCGGCCGCGCTCCTCGCAGGCGGCGCGCTCCGCGGCGAACGCGTCGTCGTTCGCACCGGAGGCACCGTAGCCGTCGGCCACGTCCAACACGGACGCGTCGCCGCTGCCGAAGATGAACGGGTCGACCTCGGCGTCCGCTCCCGCCTCGCGGAGCGCTCGCGCCCCCTCGACGCCCGACTCGCGGAAGTCGAGACACGAGACGGTCCCGGTCCGCCGCATGAACCGGAGCGTCCGACGCATCGCCGACACCAGTTCCCCGCGGTCGGCGGCCGCGAGCCGTCGGTGTTTCAGGCTGTCCGGCGGCGCGACGGCCTCGTCGAGCGAGAGACCCACGGCCGCCTCCTTCGCCACGGAGTCCCCGAGGTGGGTGTGCGCGTTGACGAACGCCGGTATCACGATGTCCGTCGACTCGGTGTCCGTCTCCTCGACCGCCTCGATCCGACCGTCCTCGACGACGACGCGCCCCCGGACGGGTTCGAGGGACCTCCCGGCGAGGACGGTCCCGGTGATCGGCTCCATACGGCCACTCCGCGCTCGGGACCGATATGGTTTCGTGAGACGACCCGAAGCGACGAGCAGCCCTCGGCGGCCGCGGCCGCGACGAGTGATAAACATAACGTTCTATAACAACAGTTCTTCGAACGATTTGTGAATACAAGCAGATTTAATACACGTTATGTTCTCAAAGTGGCTTAGAGACGACCGAAATCGGATCTCGGTGTCGGACGGGTCCGAAACGGGTCGTGCGACGAGTCGAACGATGTCAGGACACAGCTCGAAGCCGACGGTCGGAGCGCTCGGGGAGACGGACGGGTCGTCGTCCGTCCCCGCCGTATTGACGCTGCTCGCGTGGTCGCTGTTCGCCGCGAGCGTCGCCGCGCTCGTTGGCCGAGTCCGACTCGGCGGCGCGTGGGAGCTCCCCGGCGTGATCGCCGTCGACGGGCTGACCGTCCTGTTGTGGGTGGTCGTCACGTTCTTCAGCGGGATCGTCCACAGCTACTCGCGGCGCTACATGGCGGGCAGCGCCCACGAGACGCGCTTTTTCCTCGCCGTCTTCTCGTTCACGCTCGCCGTGATGGCGCTGGCGGCGGCCGACCACGTCGCGCTGTTCTGGCTCTGCTGGCTGGCGATGGGCCTGCTGATGGCGCGGCTCATCGGGACCGTCGAGGGCTGGCGGCAGGCGCGGGCCGCCGCGAGCGTCGCGCGGACCCACTTCCTCGCGAGCAGCGCGCTCCTCGGCGTCGCCGTGACGGCGCTGTGGTGGGCGACGGGCGCGACGACGGTCTCCGGGATCGCCGCGAGCGCCGACGCGCTCGGCGGGCCCGCGTGGGTCGTCGCCGCGGCCGCGCTCGTCCTCGCGGCGATGATCCAGTCGGCGCTCGTCCCGTTCCACGGCTGGCTGCTCTCCTCGATGACCGCGCCGACGCCGGCCTCGGCGCTGATGCACGCCGGGTTCGTCAACGCGGGCGGCATCCTGCTGGCCCGCTTCGCCCCGGTCGTGACCGTCGACACTGCGCTCATGCTCGGGATCGTGGCCGTGGGAGCGACGAGCGCCCTACTCGGCAAACTGCTCAAGACGGTCCAGCCGGACGTGAAGAGCGAACTGGGCTGCTCGACGGTCGGGCAGATGGGGTTCATGATCATGCAGGCGGGCCTCGGCTTCTTCGGGGCCGCGATCACGCACCTCATCGTCCACGGCTTCTACAAGGCGTACCACTTCCTCAGCGCGGGCGAGGAGGTCGAGCGCTCGGTCCCGACCGAGGCGGAATCGGGGCGGACGAGTGCCGTCGGCGCGCTCGTCGTGCTGGCGACCGGGGTGGCCGGCGGCGCGACGTTCGCGCTGCTCACCGGGAAGGGGACGAGCGTCGACAGCGGCCTGCTGCTCGCGGGGCTCGTCGCGCTCACGACGCTCCACGCGGCCCGGAGCGCCCTCCGGCATACCGCGCTGTCACCGGCTGCCCG
This genomic stretch from Halorubrum hochsteinianum harbors:
- a CDS encoding Lrp/AsnC family transcriptional regulator, encoding MGNEAIDDVDKAILYALQEDARNTSSGDIAERTGTSDSTVRKRIGRLESDGVIKGYSASVDYQRSGYPLRMLLYCTASIPERGERIPEILDIDGVVSVQELVTGEENLLVTVVGESDNDITPVAQELLDMGVTVADEVLVRTHETTPFGRFDAGRDDEADGDRGEAGDPSEDGGRSGDD
- a CDS encoding glutaredoxin family protein, giving the protein MSVRLYALDGCPWCEKAADALDDAGVDYETEWVEALHSERNEVKRVSGQRGVPVLVDDERGVTMAESANIVEYVERTLA
- a CDS encoding cob(I)yrinic acid a,c-diamide adenosyltransferase → MSIYTGRGDEGETDLRDMSRVSKSSHRIEAYGSVDEANALLGTIRPTGHEDVDELLETIQNHLHVVQADLANPDPDPDDPQVESKHTEELEEHIDAFDEELEPLRSFILPGGGEAGAALHHARAVARRAERRVVDLARSEPINEAVVTYLNRLSDLLFTLGRLVNARDGEPEESPSY
- a CDS encoding proton-conducting transporter membrane subunit, whose product is MSGHSSKPTVGALGETDGSSSVPAVLTLLAWSLFAASVAALVGRVRLGGAWELPGVIAVDGLTVLLWVVVTFFSGIVHSYSRRYMAGSAHETRFFLAVFSFTLAVMALAAADHVALFWLCWLAMGLLMARLIGTVEGWRQARAAASVARTHFLASSALLGVAVTALWWATGATTVSGIAASADALGGPAWVVAAAALVLAAMIQSALVPFHGWLLSSMTAPTPASALMHAGFVNAGGILLARFAPVVTVDTALMLGIVAVGATSALLGKLLKTVQPDVKSELGCSTVGQMGFMIMQAGLGFFGAAITHLIVHGFYKAYHFLSAGEEVERSVPTEAESGRTSAVGALVVLATGVAGGATFALLTGKGTSVDSGLLLAGLVALTTLHAARSALRHTALSPAARYGSIPLVFLPAIAGYALVYEAVSGVLYGLPMVSAPTELTALHALVAAAFLAAYVAIETGVHERSERLYVALLNAGQPASETLLTATEEYNEY
- a CDS encoding acyl-CoA thioesterase, yielding MAPYTVDIDVRFRDIDALGHVNNAVYATYIEQARTRYFRDVLEMDISQSSNVLASISIDFRRPVELSDDRVTVTVDLAELGRSSATMTHEVRVGDAVAAEAEATLVSLDPDTGEPTPISEELRDAMESYHDL
- a CDS encoding amidohydrolase family protein, encoding MEPITGTVLAGRSLEPVRGRVVVEDGRIEAVEETDTESTDIVIPAFVNAHTHLGDSVAKEAAVGLSLDEAVAPPDSLKHRRLAAADRGELVSAMRRTLRFMRRTGTVSCLDFRESGVEGARALREAGADAEVDPFIFGSGDASVLDVADGYGASGANDDAFAAERAACEERGRPFAIHAGEPDATDIHPALDLDPDLLVHMVHAEREHLERVADGSVPIAVCPRANEVLDVGTPPVRELLDHTTVALGTDNVMLNPPSMFREMAFAAKRFDVSAREVLRMATAAGAEIADLDCGVIAPGRRAALVVLDGDSDNLSGSVDPVRAVVRRATALDVERVVA